From Micromonas commoda chromosome 3, complete sequence, a single genomic window includes:
- a CDS encoding predicted protein has translation MLREKADMGDPKAMSDLGATYFQGDELPRDHSTAFAWFERSATAGYTLAFVNLATCYREGLGCPKDERKAEGAYWFRRGAEAGSLECSYRWGVCCATGTGAERDFGNAAEAFRFAAERGHAGAALDLGHCLMNGLGIIGGAKKSMAAWYERAVALGVTDAAAALGRMHRDGVGGDETTRDLDEASKWFRISAAGGDDASAQAL, from the exons ATGCTGCGCGAGAAGGCCGATATGGGGGACCCGAAGGCGATGAGCGACCTGGGCGCCACTTACTTCCAGGGCGACGAGCTTCCCCGCGATCACTCCACCGCCTTCGCGTGGTTCGAACGATCGGCGACCGCCGGTTACACCCTCGCGTTCGTCAACCTGGCCACCTGCTACCGCGAGGGGCTCGGCTGCCCGAAGGACGAGCGGAAGGC GGAGGGTGCGTACTGgtttcgacgcggcgcggaagCCGGGTCGCTGGAGTGCTCGTACCGGTGGGGCGTCTGCTGCGCCACGGGCACCGGCGCGGAGAGGGACTTCGGAAACGCGGCCGAGGCGTTCaggttcgccgccgagcgcgggcacgcgggcgccgccctcgacctCGGCCACTGCCTCATGAACGGCCTCGGCATCATAGGCGGCGCGAAGAAGTCCATGGCG gcgtgGTACGAGAGAGCGGTGGCACTCGGCgtcacggacgcggcggcggcgttgggtCGCATGCACAGggacggcgtgggcggggATGAGACGACGCGTGATTTGGACGAGGCGTCCAAATGGTTCCgaatctccgccgccgggggcgacgacgcttcGGCTCAGGCGCTC
- a CDS encoding predicted protein, translating into MPSSHAQLAAFVATMMTLQYVRRREEFRVFCKWNKRGTSGRAGHADAMTAALVVLAWPLAWTVGISRVYLGYHSVEQVVAGACVGCVFGAAYHELVCLAATKSFARLDVNDGGLGGAVARAVIGARMRDSSLVPDPLEVERVALQVNVLDFKEKSF; encoded by the coding sequence ATGCCCAGCTCgcacgcgcagctcgccgccttcgtcgcgacgatgatgACGCTTCAGTacgtccgccgacgcgaggagtTCAGGGTGTTTTGCAAGTGGAACAAACGAGGCACATccggccgcgcgggccacgcggacgcgatgaccgcggcgctcgtcgtcctcgcttGGCCGCTGGCGTGGACCGTGGGCATCAGTAGGGTGTACCTCGGGTACCACAGCGTCGAGCAGGTggtggcgggcgcgtgcgtcgggtgCGTGTTCGGCGCGGCGTATCACGAGCTCGTGTGCCTGGCGGCGACAAAGTCGTTCGCGCGCCTGGACGTCAACGACGGGGGTTTgggcggggcggtggcgcgcgcggtgattGGGGCGAGGATGAGGGATAGCTCGCTGGTGCCGGATCCGCTCGAGGTCGAGAGGGTGGCGTTGCAGGTCAACGTGCTAGACTTCAAGGAGAAGAGCTTCTGA
- a CDS encoding predicted protein (Encodes a protein with hydroxyproline-rich glycoprotein (HRGP) motifs at C-terminus) produces the protein MSDPEDEEPAMEEEEEEELEVEEGDEEQFEEGEEGEELEEGEEGEMEEGEEGEEDLEEGEEEPEEEPEEGEYEEEDDGDVADEFSEERPDASPEGRKSKSSKGGRSSKGPDPEYPTEPESDSDDDALSRRRRKNKLSKAARDPYRFVRDSDDESISSGRDRRGGEPWRTKMDGKTEYNTLANEVRNYSMHRPPGPDGRAHRMEDLPVKLAFEHLSSLAGMSEKVQNAINLSRNLFQRRVDKMEKGVMFKAWRGWLLVQHDFNNKRNILTRAVNKMKRRRLYKAFSKWAELHNKAHRPSHFDKAARAVVLGGCRRRTFGAWREHTKDVRRQFKMAAHTARMREEFLERLVEAGLRQVMHKRIRRAWDAFDKFSEVRRAKRNKARQVIGRAMNREQARAFGRWREYVAQLNKQHGQLKRAVARMSKATMARAFDAWQGQQLHKKRCLMKIIKGTQARAFAKWQDNLRLLRKARIVFARWNQRTRYAAFNGWWLNVEEKRRQTEMCSKICKRILNRAVRNAWAQWMYCVEQSFGCTLEQVKALRDQNARLRRDNERFVRLVDSGEWGRGRVEELSEAGRLLRDERKQLEDLIRSIKDEKDGFVKDAELQAREARALKDRLVSGNFVQRNKLNVRGGSAFNSMQRVLKQDLIDSGAAARQRHMLGGAVHNVDRLAMDKVSVFADGEIQMQAVKRAPPPFARGGARRPAPPPLRAAPPPVPMPRTTAPRPASAPRDEEGENVLVEALSSLTADEVDALEDILKRGRTDAALV, from the coding sequence ATGTCCGACCCGGAAGATGAGGAacccgcgatggaggaggaggaggaggaggagctcgaggtggaggagggcgacgaggaacaGTTCGAGGAGGGAGAGGAGGGAGAGGAGCtcgaagaaggcgaagagGGCGAGATGGAAgagggcgaagaaggcgaggaggatctcgaggaaggcgaggaggaacccgaggaggaacccgaggagggcgaatacgaggaggaggacgacggcgacgtcgcggacgagttcAGCGAGGAACGTCCGGACGCCTCACCCGAGGGTCGGAAGAGCAAATCGTCCAAGGGCGGTAGGTCCTCCAAGGGACCCGATCCCGAGTACCCCACCGAACCGGAatccgactcggacgacgacgcgctctcCAGGCGCAGGCGCAAGAACAAGCTGAgcaaggcggcgagggacccgTACAGGTTCGTccgcgacagcgacgacgagtccaTCAGCTCGGGCCGCGACCGGAGGGGCGGCGAGCCCTGGCGCACCAAGATGGACGGCAAGACGGAGTACAACACTCTCGCCAACGAGGTGAGGAATTACTCCATGCACAGGCCCCCGGGTCCCGACGGGCGAGCGCACAGGATGGAGGACCTGCCGGTGAAGCTCGCGTTCGAGCAcctctcctcgctcgcgggcaTGAGCGAAAAAGTTCAGAACGCGATCAACCTGAGCCGCAACCTgttccagcgccgcgtcgacaaGATGGAGAAGGGCGTCATGTTCAAGGCGTGGCGCGGCTGGCTCCTGGTGCAGCACGACTTCAACAACAAGCGCAACATCCTGACCCGCGCGGTGAACAAGATGAAGAGACGCAGGCTGTACAAGGCGTTCTCCAAGTGGGCCGAGCTGCACAACAAGGCGCATCGACCCTCGCACTTTGACAaagccgcgcgggcggtggtcctcggcgggtgcAGACGGAGGACCTTTGGCGCGTGGCGCGAGCACACCAAGGACGTCAGGCGCCAGTTTAAGATGGCGGCACACACCGCGCGGATGCGCGAGGAGTTCCTCGAGAGGCTGGTGGAGGCTGGCCTGAGGCAGGTCATGCACAAGCGCATCCGCCGAGCGTGGGATGCCTTTGACAAGTTCAgcgaggtgcgccgcgccAAGCGCAACAAGGCGCGACAAGTGATTGGCCGCGCCATGAACAGGGAGCAGGCCAGGGCATTTGGCCGGTGGAGAGAGTACGTAGCGCAGCTCAACAAGCAGCACGGGCAGCTCAAGCGCGCCGTGGCGCGCATGTCCAAGGCGACAATGGCTCGCGCCTTTGACGCCTGGCAGGGCCAGCAACTGCACAAGAAGCGATGCCTGATGAAGATCATCAAGGGCACGCAGGCCAGGGCGTTCGCCAAGTGGCAGGACAACCTGCGCTTGCTGCGCAAGGCCAGGATCGTGTTTGCGCGATGGAACCAGCGCACGCGCTACGCGGCGTTTAATGGATGGTGGCTCAACGTCGAGGAGAAGCGGCGGCAGACGGAGATGTGCTCCAAGATTTGCAAGCGCATCCTCAACCGCGCCGTGCGCAACGCGTGGGCGCAGTGGATGTACTGCGTGGAGCAGAGCTTCGGGTGCACGCTGGAGCAGGTCAAGGCTCTGCGCGATCAGAACGCCAGGCTTCGCCGCGATAACGAGCGGTTCGTGCGGCTCGTGGATTCCGGCGAGTGGGGTCGCGGTCGGGTCGAGGAGCTCTCCGAAGCCGGCCGCCTGCTCAGGGACGAGCgcaagcagctcgaggatcTCATCAGGAGCATCAAGGATGAGAAGGACGGCTTCGTCAAGGATGCCGAACTtcaggcgagggaggcgagggcgctcaaGGACAGGCTCGTCAGCGGCAACTTTGTCCAACGAAACAAGCTgaacgtccgcggcggatcggCTTTCAACTCCATGCAGCGGGTTTTGAAGCAGGACCTCATCgacagcggcgccgcggccaggCAGCGTCACATGCTCGGAGGTGCCGTGCACAACGTTGACCGCCTCGCGATGGACAAGGTTTCCGTTTTTGCCGACGGAGAGATCCAGATGCAGGCTGTCaagagggcgccgccgccgtttgccaggggcggcgcgaggaggccagcgccgccgccgctgagggccgctccgccgcccgtcccgatgccgcggacgacggcgccgcgaccggcgagcgcgccaaggGACGAAGAGGGGGAGAACGTGTTGGTGGAGGCGCTGTCGAGtctcaccgccgacgaggtggatGCGCTGGAGGACATTCTGAAGCGGGGCAGGACCGACGCCGCTTTGGTCTAA
- a CDS encoding predicted protein, whose product MNGDDILLKPSAETMSRSTTGDVMPQTEARAYALSLPPAQRSEISGCYCLKCVPCGSFPVAAHCVCGGSSLCWGCGTTPFACFAIPMPFIDPYFRSIKRDCVVMVVNAEDQTLACYPGEQAEDPICIWSKLW is encoded by the coding sequence ATGAACGGCGATGATATCTTACTTAAGCCGAGTGCCGAGACGATGTCCCGCAGCACCACGGGAGACGTGATGCCGCAAACCGAAGCGCGGGCGTACGCCCTTTCGCTTCCTCCCGCGCAGAGAAGCGAGATCAGCGGATGCTACTGCCTGAAATGCGTCCCTTGCGGGTCGTttcccgtcgcggcgcactgCGTTTGCGGCGGTTCTTCGCTTTGCTGGGGGTGTGGAACGACTCCCTTCGCGTGCTTCGCGATCCCGATGCCTTTCATAGACCCATACTTCAGGAGCATCAAGCGAGACTGCGTTGTGATGGTCGTCAACGCGGAGGACCAAACTCTGGCGTGCTACCCCGGTGAACAAGCCGAGGATCCCATCTGCATTTGGTCAAAGCTGTGGTGA
- a CDS encoding predicted protein → MSRKYEPDAVADTPAAASWTHALAGYDETLRSRGSTFRLTFPLDQFKRPIHDPRSTSRATALASAAWYLGVFAFAAFAVYAHVTRPTVTNLVLLPSTALPPLPLTLRTRCSSPWACTPGATPLPGATHIGPCRYENPYNRTYACAKHAHNILDGPELDANGAEVWPNLTDTPTSAGAGGRRRLLNDHLWTWTRAATATQAYKSPTSRCDAERVATVTSWGAEASALDLTDADPRVYAGFDPDAMARRARDPNAAVDELFAALDEDASGFLDGAELDVLGPFARIMLKLNNFGDYHEGNATFAGGFKDIEDFTGPGSTTGVIERGVVDEMRTYLAGFGYECTWCVTVDDYRNALRYVWDSTKANWNGFVANVDPLYHPWSYVLSGDAFYPTTSVGVDAFPKDGRVSPAELREAFRYMLAHQTVTPWAVAQAVSAALDANPDAAESAAMQLCSADVAAGDDALGGILVETTFPPGCPYGSESCDTRLTIELGDGKANGMALRLDLEPGQRKAVQVGVTVRRERGKPDAYELRADDLFYVGKNDDRRASLRVGVKQYAEALDTARPGTWLTVFAAVGGFASLSLSILSLGVGAIAALAERSESACACLGDAFGRG, encoded by the coding sequence atgtcgcGTAAGTACGAgcccgacgcggtggcggacacccccgccgccgcctcctggACGCACGCCCTGGCTGGGTACGACGAGACGCTTCGTTCTCGCGGCTCGACGTTCCGTCTGACGTTTCCGCTCGATCAGTTCAAGCGCCCCATCCACGATCCTCGGTCGACGtctcgcgccaccgcgctcgcgtccgcggcgtggtACCTGGGCGTGttcgccttcgcggcgttcgccgtcTACGCGCACGTCACGCGCCCGACCGTGACGAACCTGGTCCTCCTGCCCTCGACCGCGCTCCCCCCGCTCCCGCTCACGCTTCGCACGCGATGCTCCTCCCCGTGGGCGTgcacgccgggcgcgacgccgctccccggcgcgacgcacaTCGGCCCGTGCCGGTACGAGAACCCCTACAACCGCACGTACGCGTGCGCGAAGCACGCGCACAACATCCTGGACGgccccgagctcgacgcgaacggcgccgaggtctgGCCCAACCTCACCGACACCcccacgagcgccggcgccggcggacgccgacgtctcCTCAACGACCACCtgtggacgtggacgcgcgcggcgacggcgacgcaggCGTACAAGTCCCCCACCTCGCggtgcgacgccgagcgcgtcgccacgGTCACGAGCtggggcgcggaggcgagcgcccTGGACCTCACAgacgccgacccgcgcgtgtACGCCGGcttcgaccccgacgcgatggcgcgccgcgcccgggatccgaacgccgcggtggacgagctcttcgccgcgctcgacgaggacgcgtcgggcttcctcgacggcgccgagctggacGTCCTCGGTCCGTTCGCGAGGATCATGCTCAAGCTGAATAACTTCGGGGACTACCACGAGGGGaacgcgacgttcgcgggcgggttCAAGGACATCGAGGATTTCACCGGGCccgggtcgacgacgggcgtGATCGAGCGGGGGGTGGTGGACGAGATGCGGACGTACTTGGCCGGGTTCGGGTACGAGTGCACGTGGTGCGTCACGGTGGACGACTACAGGAACGCCCTGCGATACGTCTGGGACTCGACCAAGGCGAACTGGAACGGGTTCGTCGCGAACGTCGACCCGCTGTACCACCCGTGGAGCTACGTCTtatccggcgacgcgttttacccgacgacgagcgtcggcgtggacgcgttccCGAAGGACGGGCGCGTGTCCCCcgcggagctccgcgaggcgtTTCGGTACATGCTCGCGCACCAGACGGTCACCCCgtgggcggtggcgcaggcggtgagcgcggcgctggacgcgaaccccgacgcggcggagtccgcggcgatgcagcTGTgcagcgcggacgtcgccgcgggagacgacgcgctgggcgGGATCCTGGTCGAGACGACGTTCCCCCCGGGGTGCCCGTACGGATCGGAGAGCTGCGACACGCGGCTGAcgatcgagctcggcgacgggaagGCGAACGGGATGGCGCTCCGATTAGACCTCGAGCCGGGGCAGAGGAAGGCGGTGCAGGTGGGGGTGACGgtgcggcgggagcgggggaAGCCGGACGCGTacgagcttcgcgcggaCGATCTCTTCTACGTCGGGAAGAACGACGACCGGAGGGCGAGTCTCCGCGTCGGGGTGAAGCagtacgccgaggcgctcgacacGGCCAGGCCGGGGACGTGGCTCACcgtgttcgccgccgtcggggggTTCGCGAGCCTGTCGCTCTCGATCCTCTCGCTGGGGGTcggggcgatcgccgccctcgcggagaggagcgagtccgcgtgcgcgtgcctcggcgacgccttcgggAGGGGATGA
- a CDS encoding predicted protein, with the protein MKTGPPAWAVDASIVFALVYLAGSLELVEPFERYLVPETLPKYSYPFTTDQSVPTWTLPFLGVFIPLGLIVSVAAFTGAGWLEIRRSIAGLCVSVSLGWAVTNLLKVSIGGYRPDFLYRCWPDGNVAWASPGVPACTPTNPRHVIEGRKSFPSGHSSMSFSGLAYAAAYATARLEVFSPYDYGVVGVHPRDRASMLRMALAWWPLALATYVALSRWRDYWHHSEDVICGSLLGTGAAYLAWVTKQPLAGAGARGAGGLRREGRDYAPIGAESGEGSADSARLDRMEGRGPRSE; encoded by the coding sequence ATGAAGACGGGTCCTCCCGCATGGGCGGTGGATGCGTCCATCGTCTTCGCGCTCGTCTACCTCGCCGGCTCCTTGGAACTCGTCGAACCGTTTGAGCGGTACCTGGTCCCGGAGACGCTCCCAAAATATTCGTACCCGTTCACGACGGACCAGAGCGTCCCGACGTGGACGCTCCCGTTCCTCGGCGTGTTCATCCCGCTCGGTTTGATCGTATCCGTCGCGGCTTTCACCGGCGCGGGTTGGCTGGAGATCCGGAGGTCCATCGCGGGTCTGTGCGTTTCCGTGTCACTGGGTTGGGCCGTGACGAATCTTCTCAAGGTATCCATCGGTGGGTACAGGCCCGACTTCCTCTACCGCTGCTGGCCCGACGGCAACGTCGCGTGGGCCTCGCCGGGGGTCCCGGCGTGCACGCCCACAAACCCTCGGCACGTCATCGAAGGCAGGAAATCGTTTCCCAGCGGACACTCCAGCATGTCGTTTTCGGGTCTCGcctacgcggcggcgtacgccacGGCTAGGCTGGAGGTCTTCTCCCCGTACGActacggcgtcgtcggcgtgcaCCCGAGAGACCGGGCGTCAATGTTAAGGATGGCGTTGGCGTGGTGgccgctggcgctcgcgacgtacGTGGCGTTGAGCAGGTGGAGGGATTACTGGCACCACTCCGAGGATGTGATTTGCGGGTCGCTGctcgggacgggcgcggcgtacTTGGCGTGGGTGACTAAGCAGCCCTTagccggcgcgggagctcgcggcgccgggggttTGCGCAGGGAGGGGCGAGATTACGCGCCGATTGGGGCGGAGAGCGGCGAAGGGAGCGCGGATTCGGCTCGGTTGGACAGGATGGAGGGGCGGGGTCCGCGCTCGGAGTAA
- a CDS encoding predicted protein has protein sequence MAPEKEPLEPSWLAQVKELLGPHKRYHRAQTEDALPSGVKVEQASRFPKEVAHFTRWKIIHIECSRWDADAMMKRAEVHVVDLVDAATIKLNPALHSHALELEAADDGLVVSNRGGFHSKPDAVQKLSDCGCEEATQIMNLVRSCVMYEPGKKARHENDAKVTTAWINVCRNGHTHGLHSHEPAKFSAVYYVSVPESKEEEEEEEDSLSGHLVLRFGSGGNEGDPALGLEDDSWCLWDHVEPKEGRLVIFPSSMPHGVLKVSTAADEEKPRISIAFNTGEKNVNLEKYGKKNKKRKKTE, from the coding sequence ATGGCACCGGAGAAGGAGCCGCTGGAGCCGTCGTGGCTCGCGCAGGTGAAAGAGCTCCTGGGTCCGCACAAACGGTACCATCGCGCTCAAACCGAAGATGCACTCCCGAGCGGCGTAAAGGTGGAGCAGGCTTCTCGCTTTCCGAAAGAGGTTGCGCACTTCACGCGCTGGAAGATCATTCACATAGAGTGCTCTCGGTGGGACGCCGATGCGATGATGAAAAGAGCTGAGGtgcacgtcgtcgacctcgtcgacgccgcgactaTCAAACTAAACCCAGCTTTGCACTCCCACGCGCTGGAGCTGGAGGCTGCCGACGACGGACTGGTGGTGAGTAACCGCGGGGGCTTCCACTCCAAGCCAGACGCAGTCCAAAAACTATCCGACTGCGGAtgcgaggaggcgacgcagATAATGAACCTCGTGCGATCGTGCGTGATGTACGAACCGGGTAAAAAGGCGAGACACGAAAATGACGCCAAGGTGACCACTGCGTGGATCAACGTGTGCCGCAACGGCCACACACACGGCCTGCACAGTCACGAGCCCGCTAAGTTCTCCGCCGTGTATTACGTCTCAGTGCCGGAgtcgaaggaggaggaggaggaggaggaggattcCTTGTCCGGTCATCTCGTGCTGAGATTCGGATCAGGAGGTAACGAGGGTGACCCTGCTTTGGGGCTGGAGGACGACAGTTGGTGCCTGTGGGACCACGTGGAGCCGAAGGAGGGTCGGCTCGTGATATTTCCCTCCTCGATGCCGCACGGCGTTTTGAAAGtgtcgaccgcggcggacgaagAGAAACCGAGGATATCCATCGCGTTCAACACGGGCGAGAAGAACGTGAACCTCGAAAAGTATGGAAAGAAGAACAAGAAGCGGAAGAAGACAGAGTAG
- a CDS encoding predicted protein, whose amino-acid sequence MASSFKWDHPNGRGVLLPGQTHCHTGKLVPFDDYDLDATCELVCSPCGRFPDPDAPVRVKGTAHLAGAMVGKSADKENRDARTNVPPMETAGWALMGCKPCGSAKRWSCCGTCAGGCRMWSEEGYVMTGGPKPPDDDADATDDDDGAPKLGGPLEGTPDAAEFASWDGCVAIPTPAVVPLPEPRLEGAHGERIARLTVGRGAVTCIAVSGCGTRMACGGSDGSCVVYAIDPSADDLAPEFLCAAYPGKPLTKPRTRRQKNANAVVCLDSDSDVEDPTEAGLDADELAEKRERDAAEAARVESEVTEGGHAGAVSCVAFHPDAASFYTASADGTCKRWKIPVVSNSAHATALMSTYAHKRTEERGAVRCLRVSDDGARLYVGGEEACLAVYDAGSGDVIARTYSPRWPEKDKDGLGVPPVDDEDEDPEAAEKAAKAAEARAEREAAMTPEELAAVLDAEAAAAEAKAKYLEEKRYRNKPKGFGGVNTVLCIAGGAGESGDLVFTGSRDCNVRRWAVSGDAPVVERVIPGHKAPVTAIAVSRDGSELVTGGARGDGELRHYRWQPVAGVDAEYVDGKLKSSAGSYVRVRTIRRGPEGFKESAHPAGVLAALISPDERYLYTVGANEGGVEVAISRWSVETGAEDKDFRIETNHQGGVTSLCLFPDVAPPGSDAAVGVAAVTRATAARAGGRILTGGADGCVDLWTAERHDDGAGQQLAAEIAQQEAAMTATEYQRAQVKLTALSPELSRPAMAARGRKELPALEAAKFPIDEETGTKKDLEDFTVEDFEPFTSKELISMCCAHGLLFIDPKKPPESKRAIAERMVAFFREEKEKARIAAREERMGLAQPAKLRARPRIPGIESPEEKKKPTSGDEESEASETEVSETELSETEEEAKKDDE is encoded by the coding sequence ATGGCGAGCTCGTTCAAGTGGGACCATCCCAACGGCCGCGGGGTCCTACTCCCCGGCCAGACCCACTGCCACACCGGCAAGCTCGTCCCGTTCGACGACTACGACCTTgacgcgacgtgcgagcTCGTGTGCTCGCCGTGCGGCCGCTTCCCCGATCCCGACGCCCCTGTCAGGGTCAAGGGCACCGCtcacctcgcgggcgcgatggtcGGTAAGAGCGCAGACAAGGAGAACAGGGACGCGCGCACCAACGTCCCGCCCATGGAGACCGCCGGTTGGGCGCTCATGGGTTGCAAGCCGTGCGGGTCCGCCAAGCGTTGGAGCTGCTGCGGCACCTGCGCGGGCGGATGCAGGATGTGGTCGGAGGAGGGCTACGTCATGACCGGAGGGCCCAAGcctcccgacgacgacgccgacgccaccgacgacgacgacggcgccccaAAACTCGGCGGACCCCTCGAgggcacccccgacgccgcggagttTGCGTCGTGGGACGGGTGCGTCGCCATCCCGACCCCCGCGGTGGTGCCCCTCCCCGAACCCCGCCTCGAGGGCGCCCAcggcgagcgcatcgcgcgacTCACCGTCGGCAGGGGCGCGGTCACGTGCATCGCCGTCAGCGGCTGCGGCACCAGGATGGCGTGCGGCGGATCCGACGGCAGTTGCGTCGTCTACGCGATCGACCCGAGTGCGGACGATCTCGCCCCGGAGTTCCTCTGCGCCGCGTACCCGGGCAAGCCGTTGACCAAACCCCGCACTCGCCGGCAAAAGAACGCCAACGCCGTCGTCTGCCTggactccgactccgacgtcgaggacccCACCGAGGCtgggctcgacgcggacgagctggcggagaagcgcgagagggacgcggcggaggcggcgagggtcgagAGCGAGGTCACCGAGGGCGgccacgcgggcgcggtgtcgtgcgtcgcgttccaccccgacgccgcctctttctacaccgcctccgccgacgggACGTGCAAGCGTTGGAAGATACCCGTCGTGTCCAACTCAGCGCACGCAACTGCGCTGATGTCGACGTACGCGCACAAGAGgacggaggagcgcggcgcggttcgGTGCCTGCGAgtctccgacgacggcgccaggctgtacgtcggcggcgaggaggcgtgCCTCGCGGTGTACGACgccggcagcggcgacgtcatcgcgcgcacGTACTCGCCCCGTTGGCCGGAGAAGGACAaggacggcctcggcgtcccacccgtcgacgacgaggacgaggacccggaggcggcggagaaggctgccaaagccgccgaggcgagggcggagaggGAGGCTGCGATGACGCCggaggaactcgccgcggttctcgacgcggaggctgccgcggcggaggccaaggcgaagtATCTCGAAGAGAAGAGGTACCGCAACAAACCCAAGGGCTTCGGCGGGGTAAACACCGTGCTGTGCAtcgcgggtggcgccggcgagtcGGGCGATTTGGTCTTTACGGGCAGCCGCGATTGCAACGTTCGAAGGTGGgccgtctccggcgacgcTCCCGTCGTCGAGAGGGTCATCCCCGGGCACAAggcgcccgtcaccgccatcgcggtgtCGAGGGACGGGAGCgagctcgtcaccggcggcgcgcggggcgacggtgAGCTGCGCCACTACCGATGGCagcccgtcgcgggcgtggaTGCCGAGTACGTCGACGGGAAGCTCAAATCATCCGCCGGGTCCTACGTCAGGGTTCGCACCATACGCCGCGGGCCCGAGGGTTTCAAGGAGAGCGCGCACCCTGCCGgtgtcctcgcggcgctcataTCCCCCGACGAGCGGTACCTGTACACCGTGGGCGcgaacgagggcggcgtggaGGTTGCGATTTCCCGGTGGTCCGTCGAGACGGGCGCTGAGGATAAGGATTTCCGAATCGAGACCAACCACCAGGGCGGCGTCACCTCCCTGTGCCTCTTCCCGGACGTCGCACCGCCGGgatccgacgccgccgtcggcgtcgcggcggtcacgcgcgccaccgccgcgcgcgcgggcggaagGATCCTCACCGGAGGCGCCGACGGATGCGTCGACCTGTGGACCGCGGAGAgacacgacgacggcgcggggcaacagctcgcggcggaaaTCGCCCagcaggaggcggcgatgacggcgacggagtaCCAGCGCGCGCAGGTCAAGTTGACCGCGCTGTCGCCCGAGCTGTCCCggccggcgatggcggcgcgcggacgcaaGGAGCTTCCCGCGCTTGAAGCCGCCAAGTTTCCAATCGACGAAGAAACCGGAACGAAAAAAGACCTCGAGGATTTCACGGTGGAGGACTTCGAGCCTTTCACGTCCAAGGAGCTCATCTCGATGTGCTGCGCGCACGGGCTGCTGTTTATCGACCCGAAGAAGCCGCCGGAGAGCaagcgcgcgatcgcggagaGGATGGTGGCGTTCTTCCGGGAagagaaggagaaggcccggatcgccgcgagggaggagcgcATGGGACTGGCGCAGCCGGCGAAGCTCagggcgcgaccgcggatCCCGGGAATCGAATCCCCGGAGGAGAAAAAGAAACCCACGTCCGGAGATGAAGAGAGCGAGGCGTCCGAGACGGAGGTGTCCGAGACGGAGCTGTCGGAGactgaggaggaggcgaagaaggatgACGAGTGA